Proteins from a genomic interval of Ferviditalea candida:
- a CDS encoding MgtC/SapB family protein, whose product MAESLHSGIWEISYIELTLRLVLAAVLGGLIGLEREFGYHPAGFRTHILVCLGSALIMILSIYGFTQFAAESNVRMDPARLAAQVISGVGFLGAGTILRTGVSITGLTTAASLWVVSAIGLSVGAGFYFGSVLVTVMVLFSLFLLNKLEKSFSQTKKFREIRIQIPDGSTALNVTLAKIAEFGLSIHKIQIENPIVGTEAEERVVTVRLLVKAGKPAHFQKVLLALPGIPGVRNVECE is encoded by the coding sequence ATGGCTGAATCCCTGCATTCCGGAATATGGGAAATTTCTTATATTGAGCTGACGCTCCGCTTGGTTCTCGCCGCCGTGCTTGGAGGACTGATCGGACTTGAAAGGGAATTCGGCTATCACCCTGCCGGATTTCGCACGCATATCCTTGTCTGTCTCGGCTCCGCACTCATCATGATCCTGTCCATATACGGCTTTACCCAGTTTGCCGCGGAGTCGAATGTCCGTATGGATCCGGCGCGTTTGGCGGCCCAGGTGATCAGCGGCGTCGGTTTTTTGGGGGCGGGGACGATTCTCCGAACGGGAGTGTCCATTACCGGATTGACCACAGCGGCTTCTCTTTGGGTCGTTTCGGCAATCGGCCTGTCGGTCGGCGCCGGATTTTATTTCGGCAGTGTACTGGTTACCGTGATGGTGCTGTTCAGTTTGTTTCTGCTGAATAAGCTGGAGAAATCTTTTTCCCAAACAAAGAAATTCAGGGAAATCCGGATTCAGATTCCCGATGGCTCAACCGCTTTGAACGTGACGCTTGCGAAGATTGCCGAGTTCGGTCTGTCGATCCACAAAATCCAAATCGAAAATCCCATCGTCGGGACCGAAGCGGAGGAACGGGTGGTGACCGTGCGCTTGCTGGTCAAAGCCGGCAAGCCCGCGCATTTTCAAAAGGTTCTGCTGGCGCTTCCCGGGATTCCCGGGGTCAGGAATGTGGAGTGCGAGTAA
- the aceA gene encoding isocitrate lyase, whose translation MENRKKQAADQLREQWKSERWKGITRPYSAEDVVRLRGSVMIEHTLAKRGAARLWKQLHTEDYINALGALTGNQAVQQVKAGLQAIYLSGWQVAADANLSGHMYPDQSLYPANSVPHVVKRINQALQRADQIQYSEGKGDIDFFVPIVADAEAGFGGPLNVFELMKMMIESGAAAVHFEDQLSSEKKCGHMGGKVLLPTQQAVKNLVAARFAADVMGTETIVIARTDANAARLLTSDADSYDHPFLTGQRSPEGFYYVREGLDQAIARGLAYAPYADMIWCETSEPNLEEARRFADAIHAKYPDKMLAYNCSPSFNWKRKLDEDTIANFQKELAKMGYKFQFVTLAGFHALNHSMFELARAYKERGMAAYSELQQAEFSSEAYGYEATRHQREVGTGYFDEVAQAIAGGNSSTTALTGSTEEEQFTPAHTV comes from the coding sequence ATGGAAAATCGTAAAAAGCAAGCTGCAGATCAACTGAGGGAGCAATGGAAGTCAGAGCGTTGGAAAGGAATTACCCGTCCTTATTCGGCGGAAGACGTCGTACGCCTCCGCGGTTCCGTAATGATCGAGCATACGCTGGCCAAACGCGGAGCCGCACGCTTATGGAAGCAGCTTCATACCGAGGATTACATCAACGCGCTTGGCGCTTTAACCGGAAATCAGGCGGTGCAGCAGGTCAAAGCAGGCCTGCAGGCGATCTATTTGAGCGGATGGCAGGTCGCTGCCGATGCCAACCTTTCCGGACATATGTACCCGGATCAGAGCCTGTACCCGGCCAACAGCGTACCGCATGTCGTCAAGAGGATCAACCAGGCGCTGCAGCGCGCCGATCAAATCCAATATTCCGAAGGCAAGGGCGACATTGATTTCTTCGTGCCGATCGTCGCCGATGCGGAGGCCGGGTTCGGCGGACCGCTGAACGTCTTTGAATTGATGAAAATGATGATCGAATCCGGTGCTGCGGCCGTTCACTTCGAAGACCAGCTGTCCTCCGAGAAAAAATGCGGACATATGGGCGGCAAGGTGCTGCTTCCGACCCAGCAAGCCGTCAAAAATCTCGTTGCCGCCCGTTTCGCCGCCGATGTCATGGGCACGGAGACGATCGTCATTGCCAGAACCGATGCGAACGCAGCACGGCTTTTGACCAGCGACGCCGATTCCTACGATCATCCTTTCCTGACCGGACAGCGTTCCCCGGAAGGCTTTTACTATGTGAGAGAAGGCCTGGATCAGGCGATCGCCAGAGGCTTGGCCTATGCTCCGTACGCCGACATGATCTGGTGCGAAACCTCCGAGCCGAACCTGGAGGAAGCTAGAAGATTCGCCGACGCCATTCATGCGAAATACCCGGACAAAATGCTCGCCTATAACTGCTCGCCTTCCTTCAACTGGAAGCGGAAGCTGGATGAGGATACGATCGCGAATTTCCAGAAGGAGCTGGCCAAAATGGGCTACAAGTTCCAGTTCGTCACACTGGCCGGTTTCCATGCGCTCAACCACAGCATGTTCGAGCTGGCTCGGGCCTACAAGGAAAGAGGAATGGCCGCCTATTCCGAATTGCAGCAGGCCGAATTCAGCAGCGAGGCTTACGGTTATGAAGCGACACGGCACCAACGCGAGGTCGGCACCGGCTACTTCGACGAAGTGGCTCAAGCGATTGCCGGAGGAAACTCCTCGACTACGGCGCTGACCGGTTCTACCGAAGAGGAACAGTTTACGCCGGCGCATACGGTTTAA
- a CDS encoding glycerophosphodiester phosphodiesterase, producing the protein MQPLIIAHRGASGEAPENTLSAFRVAIVQHADGIELDVQMTKDGRIVVIHDETLDRTTDSSGLVAGMTYEQIRRADAGHGFKAYAGERVPLLSEVLELLAPTRMLLNIELKNGIIPYPEMEEGVIRLVRQYAMERRVILSSFNHYSLVKLAELAPDLERAVLYAAGLFEPWDYALRLGANAIHPLHYSAVPEIVQGAHRAGLKIRPYTVDREEDIRRMIANEVDAVITNYPLRMKRILEDGDGKTGGQRK; encoded by the coding sequence ATGCAACCGCTCATCATTGCCCACCGCGGGGCTTCGGGGGAGGCGCCGGAAAATACCTTGTCGGCCTTCAGGGTGGCCATCGTCCAGCATGCCGACGGGATTGAATTGGATGTGCAGATGACGAAAGACGGCCGCATCGTCGTCATTCACGATGAGACCCTGGACCGGACAACCGATTCAAGCGGGCTGGTCGCAGGCATGACCTATGAGCAAATCCGCCGCGCGGATGCCGGCCATGGCTTCAAAGCGTATGCGGGTGAGCGGGTTCCGCTGCTGTCGGAAGTGCTGGAGCTTTTGGCTCCGACCCGTATGTTGTTGAACATTGAGTTGAAGAACGGCATCATCCCGTATCCCGAAATGGAAGAAGGGGTGATTCGACTTGTCCGGCAGTACGCGATGGAGCGGCGGGTGATCTTGTCCTCGTTCAATCATTACAGCCTCGTCAAGCTGGCCGAACTTGCTCCCGATCTGGAACGAGCCGTCTTGTATGCAGCCGGTTTGTTCGAGCCGTGGGATTACGCTTTGCGGCTTGGTGCGAATGCAATCCATCCGCTGCACTACAGCGCCGTTCCGGAAATCGTTCAGGGCGCGCACCGGGCGGGCTTGAAAATCCGTCCCTACACCGTGGATCGGGAGGAAGATATCCGCCGAATGATTGCGAACGAAGTGGACGCCGTCATCACGAATTATCCCCTGCGCATGAAACGGATTTTGGAAGATGGAGACGGAAAAACCGGCGGTCAGCGAAAATAA
- the aceB gene encoding malate synthase A has protein sequence MKTELEDLRIQGSESKRYAEILTPEALLFVWKLHREFSGRLRELMEMREQRQKRFDQGMLPDFLEETRWIREGGWTIAPIPDDLQDRRVEITGPAGDAKMVINALNSGARVYMADFEDANSPNWKNTIEGQLNLHYAINGSLEYVSEQGRIYRLHEQTATLLVRPRGLHLPEKHVLIGGEPVPASLFDFGMFMFHNAEPLMDKGSGPYFYLPKLESHLEARWWNDVFVYAQRELGIPQGTIKATVLIETILAAFEADEILYELREHSCGLNCGRWDYIFSYIKKFRNNPKFILPDRAQVTMTVPFMKAYTSYVVKTCHKRNAHAIGGMAAQIPIKSDPAANEEAMRRVLADKQREAQEGHDGTWVAHPGLVQVAMTAFNQWMPKANQIERKREDVRVTAEDLLAVPEGTITEKGLRTNVSVAIQYMEAWLRGYGAVPIFNLMEDAATAEISRAQVWQWIRSPYGVLQDDRKITLEMVNGIVQEELRKIRAAAGDEAFENGKYAQAAELFLRLVQDDEFTEFLTMPGYDYLD, from the coding sequence ATGAAAACAGAGCTTGAAGATTTGCGGATCCAGGGCAGCGAATCGAAACGCTACGCCGAAATCTTGACCCCGGAAGCTCTGCTTTTTGTATGGAAGCTCCACCGTGAATTTTCCGGACGTCTCCGCGAATTGATGGAGATGCGCGAGCAAAGGCAGAAACGCTTTGATCAAGGCATGCTGCCCGATTTTCTGGAAGAAACGAGATGGATTCGGGAAGGCGGCTGGACGATTGCCCCGATTCCCGATGATCTTCAGGACAGAAGGGTGGAAATTACGGGACCCGCCGGTGACGCCAAAATGGTCATCAATGCCTTGAACTCCGGAGCCAGAGTTTATATGGCGGATTTTGAAGACGCCAATTCGCCGAACTGGAAGAACACGATTGAAGGCCAGTTGAATCTGCACTATGCGATCAACGGAAGCCTTGAGTATGTGAGCGAGCAGGGCAGGATCTACCGGCTGCACGAACAGACAGCCACGCTGCTTGTAAGGCCCAGAGGCTTGCATTTGCCGGAAAAGCACGTATTGATCGGCGGCGAGCCTGTGCCGGCGAGCTTGTTCGATTTCGGAATGTTTATGTTCCACAACGCCGAGCCGTTGATGGACAAAGGCTCGGGACCCTACTTCTACCTGCCAAAACTGGAAAGCCACCTGGAAGCGCGCTGGTGGAACGATGTTTTCGTTTATGCTCAACGCGAGCTTGGAATACCTCAGGGAACGATCAAAGCTACGGTGCTGATCGAGACGATTCTGGCGGCCTTTGAGGCCGATGAGATTTTGTATGAATTGCGCGAGCACAGCTGCGGGTTGAACTGCGGCCGGTGGGATTATATTTTCAGCTATATCAAGAAGTTCAGAAACAACCCGAAATTCATTCTTCCGGATCGGGCCCAGGTCACGATGACCGTGCCGTTCATGAAGGCATATACCTCATATGTGGTCAAAACATGCCATAAGCGAAATGCTCACGCGATCGGCGGCATGGCCGCGCAGATTCCGATCAAGAGCGATCCCGCAGCCAATGAGGAAGCGATGAGGAGGGTGCTTGCAGACAAGCAAAGAGAAGCTCAGGAAGGCCATGACGGGACCTGGGTGGCTCATCCCGGTTTGGTGCAGGTCGCCATGACGGCCTTCAATCAGTGGATGCCGAAGGCGAATCAGATTGAAAGAAAACGTGAGGATGTGCGTGTAACGGCGGAGGATCTTCTAGCGGTGCCCGAAGGGACGATCACCGAAAAAGGACTGCGCACGAACGTCAGCGTCGCGATTCAATATATGGAAGCCTGGTTGAGAGGGTATGGGGCGGTCCCGATCTTCAACCTGATGGAGGATGCGGCCACAGCGGAAATTTCCCGGGCTCAAGTATGGCAGTGGATCCGCAGCCCGTACGGCGTGCTGCAGGATGACCGCAAGATCACGCTGGAAATGGTAAACGGCATCGTCCAAGAGGAGTTGCGCAAAATTCGTGCTGCTGCGGGGGATGAGGCTTTTGAGAACGGAAAGTACGCTCAGGCGGCCGAATTGTTCCTTAGGCTGGTGCAGGACGACGAATTTACCGAGTTCCTGACCATGCCGGGCTACGATTATTTGGATTGA
- the eutL gene encoding ethanolamine utilization microcompartment protein EutL, with protein sequence MSHRPIKAVPLAVQVIPNVEEGLARALSLAPNIRSLGLLTSTIDDVGYTAVDEATKKAAVEVVYAKSFYAGSAHASGPLSGEFIGIIGGENPAEVRSGLDAAIALMAEGACFYSLNEDGSHAYYAHVISRSGTYLSKVAGIAEGEPLAYLIAPPLEAVVGLDAALKAADVTLCRFYGPPTETNFAGGILTGTQSSCTAAAKAFEAAVSGVAGQPIKS encoded by the coding sequence ATGAGCCATCGACCGATCAAGGCGGTGCCGTTGGCGGTTCAGGTGATTCCCAACGTTGAAGAAGGCCTGGCGAGAGCCTTGAGCTTGGCGCCTAATATAAGAAGCTTGGGACTGCTGACGTCGACGATTGACGATGTGGGATATACCGCGGTGGATGAAGCGACAAAAAAAGCGGCGGTGGAAGTCGTATACGCGAAGTCGTTCTATGCCGGTTCCGCTCACGCTTCAGGACCGCTGAGCGGTGAATTTATCGGAATTATCGGCGGGGAAAATCCTGCGGAGGTCAGAAGCGGATTGGATGCGGCAATTGCGTTAATGGCCGAGGGCGCCTGCTTTTATTCACTGAACGAAGATGGCAGCCATGCGTATTATGCGCACGTGATTTCCCGTTCCGGCACGTATTTGTCCAAGGTTGCGGGAATTGCCGAGGGAGAACCGCTCGCTTATTTGATCGCCCCGCCGCTGGAAGCCGTTGTCGGTTTGGATGCTGCACTGAAAGCGGCGGATGTTACGCTCTGCCGGTTTTACGGGCCGCCTACGGAAACCAATTTTGCCGGCGGTATTCTGACAGGCACCCAATCGTCCTGCACCGCGGCGGCAAAAGCGTTTGAGGCTGCGGTGTCCGGTGTGGCCGGCCAGCCGATCAAATCGTGA
- a CDS encoding BMC domain-containing protein — MKTESYALGMIETRGLPALIAAADAAAKAASVRVAAYEQADAGIVTVYILGDVASVTAAVGAGAAAARETGELLHSHVIPRPDREVPMLIRQFRNSAPEGKDEKRAGEKQEPSHLQAYSVTELRRLARGFAGFPLAGREISRANKQQLLSLLEPYAKKGGMPHDKA, encoded by the coding sequence TTGAAAACGGAGTCCTATGCGCTCGGCATGATTGAGACCCGCGGTCTGCCGGCGCTGATTGCAGCCGCCGATGCCGCAGCCAAAGCGGCCTCCGTCCGGGTGGCCGCCTATGAGCAAGCGGATGCGGGCATCGTGACGGTGTATATCCTCGGCGATGTCGCCTCAGTCACAGCGGCGGTCGGCGCCGGCGCAGCAGCCGCACGCGAAACGGGGGAGCTTCTCCATTCGCATGTGATTCCGCGCCCTGACCGGGAGGTACCGATGCTCATCAGGCAGTTCCGGAATTCGGCTCCGGAAGGGAAGGATGAAAAGCGCGCCGGAGAAAAACAAGAGCCGTCCCATCTGCAAGCGTACAGCGTGACGGAGCTGCGCAGGCTGGCCCGAGGGTTTGCCGGTTTCCCGCTTGCCGGACGCGAAATCAGCCGGGCCAACAAACAACAGCTGCTGTCGCTGCTGGAACCATATGCAAAGAAGGGGGGGATGCCGCATGACAAAGCTTGA
- a CDS encoding acetaldehyde dehydrogenase (acetylating) has product MTKLDPDLQSIQDVRNALQEAKHAQKLLERLSQEEIDAIVASMAKGAELEARRLAALACEETGFGRVEDKTAKNLFAARDVHAAIQGMKTVGIIRRDEAAKVWEVAQPVGIVAGIIPSTNPTSTVIFKSLIALKARNAIVFSPHPSAARCCAETAGVMARAAEQAGAPAGVIHCLTQPTLAATRELMSHKLTDMILATGGTAMVKAAYSSGKPALGVGPGNVPVYIHSSANIKEAVRRIIQSKTFDYGTICASEQALIVDRAVKEELVGELKDQGAYFLNPSEKDKVAGVIMSGSGLNPSIVGKPPQTIAEMAGITVPADTRVLIAEEDSVGKDVPFAIEKLSPVLALYTVLNWQEGCAKSIELLEFGGLGHTLGIHCEEQSVIEAFGLEKPASRIVVNTGTTFGGIGATTGLFPSMTLGCGSYGNNITSDNIGPQHLLNIKRVAFGIREMNREVSEPGEDLKETVNSKISISRKDVEEIVKRVLSEMKA; this is encoded by the coding sequence ATGACAAAGCTTGATCCCGATCTTCAGTCGATCCAGGACGTGCGCAATGCGCTTCAGGAAGCGAAGCATGCGCAGAAGCTGCTGGAGCGGCTGTCCCAGGAAGAAATCGATGCGATTGTGGCAAGCATGGCCAAGGGTGCGGAGCTTGAAGCGCGAAGGCTGGCAGCCCTCGCCTGCGAGGAAACCGGGTTCGGCAGGGTCGAGGACAAGACGGCGAAGAATCTGTTCGCAGCCAGGGATGTGCACGCCGCCATCCAAGGCATGAAAACCGTCGGCATCATCCGCCGCGACGAGGCGGCCAAGGTTTGGGAGGTTGCCCAACCGGTGGGCATCGTCGCAGGCATTATTCCTTCGACGAATCCGACCTCGACGGTGATATTCAAGTCGCTGATTGCCCTGAAAGCCCGGAACGCCATCGTCTTCAGCCCGCATCCTTCGGCAGCCCGGTGCTGCGCGGAAACCGCCGGCGTCATGGCCCGGGCGGCAGAGCAGGCAGGCGCGCCGGCAGGCGTCATTCACTGCCTGACTCAGCCGACATTAGCCGCCACACGCGAGCTGATGTCCCACAAGCTGACCGACATGATTCTGGCAACGGGCGGGACGGCGATGGTCAAGGCGGCTTACAGCTCGGGCAAACCGGCGCTCGGCGTCGGACCGGGAAACGTGCCGGTCTATATTCATTCAAGCGCCAACATCAAAGAAGCGGTCAGACGAATTATTCAGAGCAAAACCTTTGATTACGGCACGATCTGCGCTTCCGAGCAGGCCCTGATCGTCGATCGGGCAGTCAAAGAAGAACTGGTCGGAGAATTGAAAGACCAAGGCGCTTACTTTCTCAATCCCTCCGAAAAAGACAAAGTGGCCGGGGTGATTATGAGCGGTTCCGGACTCAATCCGTCGATTGTCGGCAAACCGCCGCAGACGATTGCGGAGATGGCGGGAATTACCGTTCCTGCGGATACGCGTGTGCTGATTGCCGAAGAAGATTCTGTCGGGAAGGACGTTCCGTTTGCGATTGAGAAGCTGAGTCCCGTTCTGGCGTTGTATACCGTCCTAAATTGGCAGGAGGGATGCGCCAAGAGCATCGAGCTGTTGGAATTTGGAGGTTTGGGGCATACGCTGGGGATTCATTGCGAAGAGCAGTCCGTTATCGAAGCGTTCGGGCTGGAAAAACCGGCGTCCCGCATTGTGGTCAACACCGGCACCACCTTCGGGGGCATCGGCGCTACGACGGGGCTCTTCCCTTCAATGACCTTGGGATGCGGCTCCTATGGAAACAACATCACCTCCGATAATATCGGTCCGCAGCATTTGCTGAATATCAAGCGGGTGGCCTTCGGCATACGGGAAATGAATCGGGAGGTGAGCGAACCGGGCGAAGACCTGAAGGAAACCGTGAACAGCAAAATAAGCATCAGCAGGAAGGACGTAGAGGAAATCGTTAAAAGAGTGCTGTCCGAAATGAAAGCATGA
- a CDS encoding BMC domain-containing protein — protein sequence MAGELTALGMVETKGLVGSIEAADAMVKAANVHLIGKVHVGGGLVTVMVRGDVGAVKAATDAGAAAAEKVGELVSVHVIPRPHSDIEHILPKLEGN from the coding sequence ATGGCAGGAGAATTGACTGCATTGGGGATGGTGGAAACGAAGGGGCTGGTAGGCTCGATCGAGGCGGCGGACGCCATGGTCAAGGCGGCGAATGTTCATCTGATCGGCAAGGTGCACGTCGGCGGCGGTCTTGTTACGGTAATGGTACGGGGAGACGTCGGCGCCGTGAAAGCGGCAACCGATGCCGGGGCCGCGGCGGCGGAGAAGGTGGGAGAACTGGTGTCCGTGCATGTCATTCCGAGACCGCATTCGGATATTGAGCATATCCTTCCAAAGCTTGAAGGAAACTGA
- a CDS encoding MBL fold metallo-hydrolase, translating into MGKFGKNKRQPVITWIEHATFLIRMEGLNIVTDPAAMPEIDVVLISHSHYDHFHFPSLRSVKGDSVFFVPEGLSGPLIRNDFRRTRELSWWSSVELAGVRFSFVPAQHWTQRTPWDMNASHWGDGC; encoded by the coding sequence ATGGGAAAATTCGGCAAAAATAAGCGCCAACCGGTCATCACTTGGATCGAGCATGCGACCTTTCTGATCCGGATGGAAGGCTTGAATATAGTGACGGATCCGGCCGCCATGCCTGAGATCGATGTTGTGCTGATTTCCCACAGCCATTATGATCATTTTCATTTTCCATCGCTGCGCAGCGTGAAAGGAGATTCCGTATTTTTTGTGCCCGAGGGGTTGAGCGGTCCGCTGATACGTAATGATTTTCGAAGGACGAGGGAACTGAGCTGGTGGTCTTCGGTGGAACTTGCCGGCGTCCGATTCAGCTTTGTTCCGGCTCAGCATTGGACACAGAGGACGCCCTGGGACATGAATGCTTCCCACTGGGGGGATGGGTGCTGA